A section of the Amycolatopsis sp. AA4 genome encodes:
- a CDS encoding DUF3592 domain-containing protein: MAARRVKARRIAWFAVLGVAVLLTVMCVSLVFAAFRNDSAIEAHLGTANATVESVAFDRTIIQYQTPDGIVHSPATGVLYPSGLAAGQLVAIEYDATNPDLTRVAGRTATLTLLPVGMTVLITWLVAGPLLWWLRRLIKRDRSAAAPEPVPAKV, encoded by the coding sequence GTGGCAGCCAGGAGGGTGAAGGCACGGCGGATCGCGTGGTTCGCGGTGCTGGGCGTCGCTGTGCTGCTCACCGTGATGTGCGTGAGCCTGGTTTTCGCCGCGTTCCGCAACGACAGCGCGATCGAGGCGCATCTGGGCACGGCCAACGCGACGGTCGAGTCGGTGGCCTTCGACCGCACCATCATCCAGTACCAGACCCCGGACGGCATCGTGCACAGTCCGGCGACCGGGGTGCTGTACCCGTCGGGTCTCGCCGCCGGTCAGCTGGTGGCGATCGAGTACGACGCGACCAACCCGGACCTGACCCGCGTCGCCGGCCGGACCGCCACGTTGACGCTGCTGCCGGTCGGGATGACGGTGCTGATCACGTGGCTGGTCGCGGGCCCGCTGCTGTGGTGGCTGCGTCGGCTGATCAAGCGGGACCGGTCCGCGGCCGCTCCGGAGCCGGTGCCCGCGAAGGTGTAG
- a CDS encoding inositol monophosphatase, whose amino-acid sequence MTLLSSRPSRPVEPGLLSRALEVAGRLANDATDVITATAGRGAHPATLDSPFDWVTDTDRILERHTRRVLTAEFPGIPVVGHEFGADHGADVAEYRWVVDSVDGTANYVAGVPWCAYSLALVDASGPVVGVVADPYRAQIYAAARGRGARANGKPLRLVDRTGTAGAIVCTELARKGPWPGMGEFIERAAAAHAGVRVLGSAALSIAQVALGHAAAAVLHSYHEWDVAGSVAMAIEAGAVVLDKHGEDAALPTDGLLVAAPGVADEVLGWWQETAGT is encoded by the coding sequence ATGACCCTCTTGTCCTCCAGGCCGTCGCGGCCCGTGGAACCCGGGCTGCTCTCCCGAGCGCTCGAGGTCGCGGGGCGGCTGGCGAACGACGCCACCGACGTGATCACCGCGACCGCGGGCCGCGGCGCGCACCCGGCGACGCTGGATTCGCCGTTCGACTGGGTCACCGACACCGATCGGATCCTGGAACGGCACACCCGGCGCGTGCTGACCGCGGAGTTCCCCGGAATCCCGGTGGTAGGCCACGAATTCGGCGCGGACCACGGCGCGGACGTCGCGGAGTACCGCTGGGTGGTCGATTCCGTGGACGGCACCGCGAACTACGTCGCCGGCGTGCCGTGGTGCGCGTACAGCCTCGCCCTGGTCGACGCGAGCGGCCCCGTGGTGGGCGTCGTCGCCGACCCGTACCGGGCACAGATCTACGCCGCCGCGCGCGGACGCGGCGCCCGGGCCAATGGGAAACCGCTGAGGCTGGTGGACCGCACGGGCACGGCCGGCGCGATCGTCTGCACCGAACTGGCGCGCAAGGGCCCGTGGCCGGGAATGGGCGAGTTCATCGAACGCGCGGCGGCCGCCCACGCTGGCGTGCGGGTGCTGGGGTCGGCCGCGCTGTCGATCGCCCAGGTCGCACTGGGCCACGCGGCTGCGGCGGTGTTGCACAGCTACCACGAATGGGACGTCGCGGGCTCAGTTGCGATGGCCATCGAGGCGGGCGCGGTCGTGCTCGACAAGCACGGGGAAGACGCCGCCTTGCCTACGGATGGGCTGCTGGTCGCCGCGCCAGGGGTCGCCGACGAGGTGCTCGGCTGGTGGCAGGAAACCGCCGGTACCTGA
- a CDS encoding glycosyltransferase family 1 protein, giving the protein MTNSVLRVVEHLVESAHDVLVVAPGPGPASYRGAPVVRIPALDFPGVNSLPIGLPTRTVLTALADFGPDVVHLASPFVVGARGLAAARRLRVPSIAVYQTDIAGFATSYGFGIGARAAWRWVRRLHSRADRTLAPSSDSIEQLKLHGVPRVHRWARGVDVSRFSPAHADPALRTELAPNGELLVGFVGRLAPEKEVDRLTALAGMPGVRVVVVGDGPELPALRERLPGAAFLGAKYGDELSVAYASLDVFVHTGPHETFCQAVQEAMASGLPVLAPDAGGPKDLVLPGRTGYLLPADRESFGPALVSKVDDLRDAALRTRLGEKARKVVLGRTWPAVCRELVRHYEAVQGRVARAA; this is encoded by the coding sequence GTGACGAATTCCGTCCTGCGGGTCGTCGAGCACCTGGTCGAATCCGCGCACGACGTGCTGGTCGTCGCGCCGGGACCGGGTCCGGCGAGTTACCGCGGCGCTCCGGTCGTCCGCATTCCGGCGCTGGACTTCCCCGGCGTGAACTCGCTGCCGATCGGCCTGCCGACGCGCACCGTGCTGACCGCGCTGGCCGATTTCGGCCCGGACGTCGTGCACCTGGCCTCGCCGTTCGTGGTCGGCGCGCGCGGGCTCGCCGCGGCGAGACGGCTGCGCGTGCCGTCGATCGCCGTCTACCAGACCGACATCGCCGGGTTCGCCACGTCGTACGGCTTCGGCATCGGCGCGCGGGCGGCCTGGCGCTGGGTGCGCCGCCTGCACTCGCGGGCCGACCGGACGCTCGCGCCGTCGTCGGACTCGATCGAACAGCTGAAACTGCACGGGGTTCCGCGGGTGCACCGCTGGGCGCGCGGCGTGGACGTCAGCCGGTTTTCCCCGGCGCACGCGGACCCGGCGCTGCGGACGGAACTCGCGCCGAACGGCGAACTGCTCGTCGGGTTCGTCGGACGGCTCGCGCCGGAGAAGGAGGTCGACCGGCTGACCGCACTGGCCGGGATGCCGGGCGTGCGCGTGGTCGTCGTCGGCGACGGACCGGAGCTGCCGGCGTTGCGGGAACGGTTGCCTGGCGCGGCTTTCCTCGGGGCGAAGTACGGCGACGAGCTTTCGGTCGCGTACGCGAGCCTCGACGTTTTCGTGCACACCGGACCGCACGAGACGTTCTGTCAGGCGGTGCAGGAGGCGATGGCGTCCGGGCTGCCGGTGCTCGCGCCGGACGCGGGCGGCCCGAAGGATCTCGTCTTGCCGGGCCGGACCGGCTACCTGCTTCCCGCCGACCGGGAGTCGTTCGGTCCGGCGCTGGTTTCCAAGGTCGACGACCTGCGGGACGCGGCGTTGCGGACCCGGCTGGGCGAGAAGGCGCGGAAAGTGGTCCTGGGCCGGACGTGGCCCGCGGTGTGCCGGGAGCTGGTCCGGCACTACGAAGCGGTGCAGGGCCGAGTCGCGCGTGCGGCTTGA
- a CDS encoding glycosyltransferase, with protein MHIVQLANFYGPRSGGLRTALNHLGAGYVASGHRVTLVVPGRRYAVETLPSGVCRYSLPALQIPGTGGYRAVDPQRVRSVLRRLEPDRLEVSDRLTLRGMGVWARRNGVPSTVISHERLDRLLEQFLLPGAMARHVADVANRRMAASYDTVVCTTAFAHAEFERIAAPNVRRVPLGVDLATFAPSMRDSGWRSTLAGGADALIVHCGRLSPEKHVERSVDTVAELTESGARVRLVIAGDGPRRRALERRARGLPVTFLGFLSGRGEVARLLASADVSLAPGPHETFGLAALEALASGTPVVVSASSALREIVRPGCGAAVDDHAPAFASAVTGLLDSPEELRRAAARARAEEFAWPNSVRGMLAALG; from the coding sequence ATGCACATCGTCCAGCTGGCGAACTTCTACGGACCTCGGTCCGGCGGGTTGCGGACCGCGCTGAACCACCTCGGCGCGGGGTACGTCGCGAGCGGTCATCGCGTGACGCTGGTCGTGCCGGGCCGGCGGTACGCGGTGGAAACCCTGCCGAGCGGGGTGTGCCGGTATTCGTTGCCTGCCTTGCAGATTCCGGGCACCGGCGGCTATCGCGCGGTGGATCCGCAGCGGGTCCGTTCGGTGTTGCGGCGGCTGGAGCCGGATCGGCTGGAGGTGTCCGACCGGCTGACGTTGCGGGGCATGGGCGTCTGGGCGCGGCGCAACGGCGTGCCCAGCACGGTGATCTCGCACGAGCGGCTGGACCGGTTGCTGGAGCAGTTTTTGCTGCCCGGGGCGATGGCCCGGCACGTCGCGGACGTCGCCAACCGGCGAATGGCGGCGTCGTACGACACGGTGGTGTGCACGACTGCCTTCGCGCACGCGGAGTTCGAACGGATTGCCGCGCCGAACGTCCGGCGGGTGCCGTTGGGGGTCGATCTGGCGACCTTCGCGCCGTCGATGCGGGATTCCGGGTGGCGGTCGACGCTGGCCGGCGGAGCGGACGCCCTGATTGTCCATTGTGGGCGGTTGTCGCCGGAGAAACACGTTGAGCGGAGCGTGGATACGGTCGCCGAGCTGACGGAATCCGGGGCCAGGGTGCGGTTGGTGATCGCGGGCGACGGACCGCGGCGGCGAGCGTTGGAAAGGCGGGCTCGGGGGTTGCCGGTGACGTTCCTGGGTTTTCTGTCCGGGCGCGGAGAAGTGGCTCGATTGCTGGCCAGCGCGGACGTTTCGCTGGCGCCGGGTCCACATGAGACATTCGGGCTGGCGGCGTTGGAGGCACTCGCTTCGGGGACGCCGGTGGTGGTTTCGGCGTCGTCGGCGCTGCGGGAGATCGTGCGGCCCGGGTGCGGGGCGGCGGTGGACGATCACGCGCCCGCCTTTGCCAGCGCGGTGACCGGATTGCTGGACAGCCCGGAGGAGCTCCGACGAGCGGCCGCGAGGGCGCGGGCGGAGGAATTCGCCTGGCCGAACTCGGTGCGGGGAATGCTCGCCGCACTCGGCTGA
- a CDS encoding MarR family winged helix-turn-helix transcriptional regulator translates to MQGPPAFGSAFLLAQLGAHATQRFAERVADLGLTPPQTGLLRAIARRPGESQQVLAAELGTPPTRLVALVDGLEQQGLIERRRNPQDRRLYAVFLSDKGQETMAELGKAAAAHEDELMSALSTEERATLRDLLARVAEDRGLTPGIHPGYRG, encoded by the coding sequence ATGCAAGGACCCCCGGCCTTCGGCAGCGCCTTCCTCCTGGCCCAGCTGGGCGCCCACGCGACCCAGCGCTTCGCCGAACGCGTCGCGGACCTGGGCCTGACCCCGCCGCAGACCGGACTGCTTCGCGCGATCGCGCGGCGGCCCGGCGAAAGCCAGCAGGTGCTGGCCGCGGAACTGGGCACGCCGCCGACCCGGCTGGTCGCCCTGGTCGACGGCCTGGAGCAGCAAGGCCTGATCGAACGCCGCCGCAATCCGCAGGACCGCCGTCTCTACGCGGTCTTCCTCAGCGACAAAGGCCAGGAAACGATGGCCGAACTGGGCAAAGCCGCCGCGGCGCACGAGGACGAGCTGATGTCCGCACTGTCCACAGAGGAACGTGCGACCCTGCGCGACCTGCTGGCCCGAGTGGCCGAGGACCGCGGCCTCACGCCCGGCATCCACCCCGGCTACCGCGGCTAG
- a CDS encoding demethylmenaquinone methyltransferase has product MPRASLDKDPHEVAAMFDGVASGYDRANSFMTFGFDRRWRTTTARVLDAKPGEKVLDLAAGTGVSTVEYARGGAWCLAADFSVGMLRAGLHRKVPMVAADAMCLPFADNSFDAVTISLALRNFVDTKGALAEILRVVKPGGRLVICEVSTPTFAPIRFVYRRFILKLLTWVGSRSSTNPEAYSYLAESMLAWPDQRGLGEIIASAGWTEVEWLNLTFGVVAIHRARKPA; this is encoded by the coding sequence ATGCCCCGAGCGAGCCTGGACAAGGATCCGCACGAAGTCGCCGCGATGTTCGACGGCGTCGCGTCCGGTTACGACCGCGCGAACTCGTTCATGACGTTCGGGTTCGACCGGCGCTGGCGCACCACCACGGCGCGCGTGCTGGACGCCAAACCGGGGGAGAAGGTGCTCGACCTGGCGGCGGGCACCGGGGTGTCCACCGTCGAGTACGCACGCGGCGGAGCCTGGTGCCTCGCCGCCGACTTCTCCGTCGGGATGCTCAGGGCGGGGCTGCACCGGAAGGTGCCGATGGTCGCCGCGGACGCGATGTGCCTGCCGTTCGCCGACAACAGCTTCGACGCCGTCACCATCTCGCTGGCGCTGCGGAACTTCGTCGACACCAAGGGCGCGCTCGCCGAGATCCTGCGGGTGGTCAAACCGGGCGGCCGGCTGGTGATCTGCGAGGTGTCGACGCCCACCTTCGCCCCGATCCGGTTCGTCTACCGGCGGTTCATCCTCAAGCTGCTCACCTGGGTCGGCAGCCGGTCCTCGACCAACCCCGAGGCCTACTCCTACCTGGCCGAATCGATGCTCGCCTGGCCCGATCAGCGCGGGCTCGGCGAGATCATCGCGAGCGCCGGATGGACCGAGGTGGAGTGGCTGAACCTCACCTTCGGCGTCGTCGCGATCCATCGCGCGCGCAAGCCTGCCTGA
- a CDS encoding geranylgeranyl reductase family protein, giving the protein MTTSRRSPDHDAEVIVVGAGPAGSTAATYLARAGVDVLLLEKTVFPREKVCGDGLTPRGVKQLIDLGLDTSEEAGWVRSRGLRILTGDLTLEFDWPDLTDYPPYGVSRTRQDFDDLLAKTAVKAGARLYERTTVTGAITNASGRVVGVEAKVGPEKTPVSYRAPLVLACDGVSARLALSVGIDKNEKRPMGVAVRRYYKSPKHDDPFIEGHLELWDRSDPRDPKLLPGYGWAFPLGDGTVNVGLGMLSTSAAFRNTDYRALLRQWLDGTPEEWGYREENAIGKVGGAGLPMGFNRTPHYRNGLLLLGDAGGMVSPFNGEGISAAMESAQLAAEAVVQALARPEGPSRERALEGYPRAVAELMGGYYRLGNVFAKLIGKPKIMHAATKYGLRVNKILPLVYKGLSGCYDARGGDGVDRLISALARVTPSPR; this is encoded by the coding sequence ATGACGACTTCGCGCCGCAGCCCGGACCACGACGCCGAAGTGATCGTGGTCGGGGCGGGACCGGCTGGTTCGACCGCGGCCACGTATCTCGCCCGGGCCGGGGTGGATGTGTTGCTGCTGGAGAAGACCGTCTTTCCGCGCGAGAAGGTCTGCGGGGACGGGCTCACGCCGCGGGGTGTGAAGCAGTTGATCGATCTTGGGCTGGACACCAGTGAAGAGGCTGGCTGGGTGCGTAGCCGGGGGCTGCGGATTCTGACCGGGGATCTGACGCTGGAGTTCGATTGGCCGGATCTCACTGATTACCCGCCGTATGGGGTGTCGCGTACTCGGCAGGACTTTGACGACCTGCTGGCCAAGACCGCGGTGAAGGCTGGGGCGCGGTTGTACGAGCGGACCACCGTTACCGGGGCGATTACCAACGCGTCTGGCCGGGTTGTCGGGGTCGAGGCGAAGGTTGGGCCGGAGAAGACTCCCGTCAGTTATCGGGCGCCGTTGGTGCTGGCTTGCGACGGGGTGTCGGCTCGGCTGGCGTTGAGTGTCGGGATCGACAAGAACGAGAAGCGGCCGATGGGGGTCGCGGTCCGGCGGTATTACAAGAGTCCCAAGCATGATGATCCGTTTATCGAGGGTCATCTTGAGTTGTGGGACCGGTCTGATCCTCGGGATCCCAAGTTGTTGCCCGGCTACGGCTGGGCGTTCCCGCTCGGCGACGGGACGGTCAACGTCGGGCTGGGGATGTTGTCTACGTCGGCGGCTTTTCGAAACACCGATTACCGGGCGTTGTTGCGGCAGTGGCTCGATGGCACGCCCGAGGAGTGGGGCTATCGCGAGGAAAATGCCATCGGCAAGGTCGGTGGAGCTGGGTTGCCGATGGGGTTCAACCGGACGCCGCATTACCGGAACGGTTTGCTGTTGCTCGGCGACGCGGGCGGCATGGTGAGTCCGTTCAATGGCGAGGGGATTTCCGCGGCGATGGAGTCTGCGCAGCTTGCGGCTGAGGCGGTCGTGCAGGCGTTGGCTCGGCCGGAGGGGCCCTCTCGGGAACGCGCGCTGGAGGGGTATCCGCGGGCTGTTGCCGAACTGATGGGCGGGTATTACCGGCTGGGGAATGTGTTCGCCAAGTTGATTGGGAAGCCGAAGATCATGCACGCGGCTACCAAGTACGGGTTGCGGGTCAACAAGATTTTGCCCTTGGTGTACAAGGGGCTTTCCGGGTGTTACGACGCTCGGGGCGGGGATGGGGTGGATCGGTTGATCTCCGCGTTGGCTCGGGTTACGCCTAGTCCTCGGTGA
- a CDS encoding NADH-quinone oxidoreductase subunit A, with protein sequence MVPVLAQADPGPAAPGLNVYLPLVLLFVLAAGFAVFSVLLGPLVGPSRYNRAKTAAYECGIEPSPQPLVGGGRMPVAYYITAMLFILFDIEMVFLYPFAVNANALGVFGLVEIVLFIVTVGFAYAYVWRRGGLDWN encoded by the coding sequence ATGGTGCCCGTGCTGGCGCAGGCCGATCCCGGACCGGCGGCGCCCGGCCTCAACGTGTATCTGCCGCTCGTTCTGCTTTTCGTGCTCGCGGCGGGGTTCGCCGTGTTCTCCGTGCTGCTGGGCCCGCTCGTCGGGCCGAGCCGGTACAACCGCGCGAAGACCGCTGCTTACGAATGCGGCATCGAACCGTCGCCGCAGCCGCTGGTCGGCGGCGGCCGGATGCCGGTGGCCTACTACATCACGGCCATGCTCTTCATCCTGTTCGACATCGAGATGGTGTTCCTCTACCCGTTCGCGGTGAACGCCAACGCCCTCGGTGTCTTCGGCCTGGTGGAGATCGTGCTGTTCATCGTGACGGTCGGGTTCGCGTACGCCTACGTGTGGCGGCGCGGCGGCCTGGATTGGAACTGA
- a CDS encoding NADH-quinone oxidoreductase subunit B family protein, producing MGLEEKLPNGILLASLEGLVNWARKNSLWPATFGLACCAFEMMSVGGSRYDIARFGMERFSATPRQADLMIVAGRVTQKMAPVLRQIYDQMAEPKWVLSMGVCASSGGMFNNYAVVQGVDHIVPVDMYLPGCPPRPEMLLDAILKLHAKIQDEPINARRAAIRAASGARTELIPSSIKYAKK from the coding sequence ATGGGCCTGGAAGAAAAACTCCCCAACGGCATCCTGCTGGCCAGCCTCGAGGGACTGGTCAACTGGGCACGCAAGAACTCCCTGTGGCCGGCCACGTTCGGCCTCGCCTGCTGCGCGTTCGAGATGATGTCGGTCGGCGGTTCGCGCTACGACATCGCGCGGTTCGGCATGGAGCGGTTCTCCGCCACGCCCCGCCAGGCCGACCTGATGATCGTGGCCGGCCGGGTGACCCAGAAGATGGCCCCGGTGCTGCGCCAGATCTACGACCAGATGGCCGAGCCCAAGTGGGTCCTCTCGATGGGCGTCTGCGCCTCGTCCGGCGGCATGTTCAACAACTACGCCGTCGTGCAGGGCGTCGACCACATCGTCCCGGTCGACATGTACCTGCCCGGCTGCCCGCCGCGGCCGGAAATGCTGCTCGACGCGATCCTCAAGCTGCACGCCAAGATCCAGGACGAGCCGATCAACGCCCGCCGCGCCGCGATCCGCGCGGCCAGCGGGGCCCGTACCGAGCTGATCCCGTCCTCGATCAAGTACGCGAAGAAGTGA
- a CDS encoding NADH-quinone oxidoreductase subunit C: protein MPENPEETPETGGPQSSAERPEAGLEAHGPGAAEPVVAGRERKGMFGVRGSGDTSGYGGLRLPAYSPPPAERPYGGWFDEFADEFMAALADNKIPPSAILQTTVDRGEITFYVSREHLVDIAKVLRNDPGLRFEMLMAVTGVDYGVDVPQRMHAVYDFLSMTYRRRIRLEITMDMDDLHVPSLVPVYATADWHEREAYDMFGIVFDGHPGLTRIFMPDDWDGHPQRKDYPLGGIPVEYKGAEIPPPDQRRSYS, encoded by the coding sequence GTGCCTGAGAACCCCGAAGAGACTCCCGAAACCGGCGGCCCGCAGTCCAGCGCGGAGCGGCCCGAAGCCGGACTCGAAGCGCACGGCCCCGGCGCGGCCGAACCGGTCGTCGCCGGTCGCGAGCGCAAGGGCATGTTCGGTGTCCGCGGCAGCGGGGACACCTCCGGGTACGGCGGCCTGCGGCTGCCCGCCTACAGCCCGCCGCCCGCCGAGCGCCCGTACGGCGGCTGGTTCGACGAGTTCGCCGACGAGTTCATGGCCGCCTTGGCGGACAACAAGATCCCGCCGTCCGCGATCCTCCAGACCACCGTCGACCGCGGCGAGATCACCTTCTACGTCAGCCGCGAGCACCTCGTCGACATCGCCAAGGTGCTGCGCAACGACCCGGGCCTGCGGTTCGAGATGCTGATGGCGGTCACCGGCGTCGACTACGGCGTGGACGTCCCGCAGCGGATGCACGCGGTCTACGACTTCCTGTCGATGACCTACCGCCGCCGGATCCGGCTCGAAATCACCATGGACATGGACGACCTGCACGTCCCGTCGCTGGTCCCGGTCTACGCGACCGCGGACTGGCACGAGCGCGAGGCCTACGACATGTTCGGCATCGTCTTCGACGGCCACCCCGGCCTGACCCGCATCTTCATGCCGGACGACTGGGACGGCCACCCCCAGCGCAAGGACTACCCGCTCGGCGGGATCCCGGTCGAATACAAGGGCGCGGAAATCCCGCCGCCAGACCAGCGGAGGTCGTACTCGTGA
- a CDS encoding NADH-quinone oxidoreductase subunit D, producing the protein MTINDETTEAEYAEVRETTEGPVYHVSGGDWDEVLGDAQHDDRMVINMGPQHPSTHGVLRLVLELEGERVTQLRAVVGYLHTGIEKSAEFRNWTQGVTFVTRADYLAPLSNEMCYCLGVEKLLGIKAPPRAELLRVLLLELNRITSHLVFIATGGMDLGATTAMTLGFREREEAMHLLEYLTGLRMNHAFIRPGGLAQDFPEDWTEKVLDFCKIMDKRLPLYDKMFTGQPIWRNRLKDVGVLPLDACLELGVTGPVLRAAGLPWDLRKTEPYSRYDEIEFDVPTSTDADSWARYLLRLEEIHQSLRIMKQVVKMAEPGPVMVEDKKIAWPAQLSIGSDGMGNSLAHVKKIMGQSMESLIHHFKLVTEGFHVPPGQVYTAVESPRGEIAAHLVSDGGTRPLRVHLREPSFVNMQAMPAMAEGGLVADLVVVIASIDPVLGGVDR; encoded by the coding sequence GTGACGATTAACGACGAAACGACGGAAGCCGAGTACGCGGAAGTCCGGGAAACCACCGAAGGCCCGGTCTACCACGTGTCCGGCGGCGACTGGGACGAGGTGCTCGGCGACGCCCAGCACGACGACCGCATGGTCATCAACATGGGCCCGCAGCACCCGTCGACGCACGGCGTGCTCCGGCTCGTGCTGGAGCTGGAAGGCGAGCGGGTCACGCAGCTGCGCGCGGTCGTCGGCTACCTGCACACCGGCATCGAGAAGAGCGCGGAGTTCCGCAACTGGACCCAGGGCGTCACCTTCGTGACGCGCGCGGACTACCTCGCCCCGCTGTCCAACGAGATGTGCTACTGCCTCGGCGTCGAGAAACTGCTGGGCATCAAGGCCCCGCCGCGCGCGGAACTGCTGCGCGTGCTGCTTCTCGAGCTGAACCGGATCACCTCGCACCTGGTGTTCATCGCGACCGGCGGCATGGACCTCGGCGCCACCACCGCGATGACGCTCGGCTTCCGCGAGCGCGAAGAAGCCATGCACCTGCTCGAGTACCTGACCGGCCTGCGGATGAACCACGCGTTCATCCGGCCCGGCGGCCTCGCCCAGGACTTCCCCGAGGACTGGACCGAGAAGGTCCTCGACTTCTGCAAGATCATGGACAAGCGGCTTCCGCTGTACGACAAGATGTTCACCGGTCAGCCGATCTGGCGGAACCGGCTCAAGGACGTCGGCGTGCTGCCGCTCGACGCGTGCCTCGAACTCGGCGTCACCGGTCCGGTGCTGCGCGCCGCGGGCCTGCCGTGGGACCTGCGCAAGACCGAGCCGTACTCGCGCTACGACGAGATCGAGTTCGACGTGCCGACCTCGACCGACGCGGACAGCTGGGCGCGGTACCTGCTGCGGCTGGAGGAAATCCACCAGAGCCTGCGGATCATGAAGCAGGTCGTGAAGATGGCCGAGCCGGGCCCGGTCATGGTGGAGGACAAGAAGATCGCCTGGCCGGCGCAGCTGTCCATCGGCAGCGACGGCATGGGCAACTCGCTGGCGCACGTCAAGAAGATCATGGGCCAGTCGATGGAATCCCTGATCCACCACTTCAAGCTCGTCACCGAGGGCTTCCACGTGCCGCCGGGCCAGGTCTACACGGCCGTCGAATCGCCGCGCGGCGAGATCGCGGCGCACCTGGTGTCCGACGGCGGCACCCGTCCGCTGCGCGTGCACCTGCGGGAGCCGAGTTTCGTGAACATGCAGGCGATGCCCGCGATGGCCGAGGGCGGTCTGGTCGCCGACCTCGTCGTCGTGATCGCCTCGATCGACCCGGTTCTGGGGGGAGTTGACCGATGA
- the nuoE gene encoding NADH-quinone oxidoreductase subunit NuoE: MTNPTAVPEPGPHDATKTYAAAGSDTDVAAIAPDPAVAEGILADAPAADVFDADTHREAKEIIARYPMSRSALLPMLHLVQSVQGYVSQEGIAFCARHLDLTDAEVTAVATFYTMYKRRPCGEHLVSVCTNTLCAALGGDDIYRKLQTHLGSAEKPLGHEETAGTPGEPGSITLEHAECLAACDLGPVLQVNYEYFDNQTPEQAVALVDALQAGKKPAPTRGAALTDFKGAERQLAGFWPEDEAAYRSAVDGPSQAVETLRGAQLAADRGWSAPGMQDVPLPEVEKK, translated from the coding sequence ATGACGAACCCGACCGCAGTCCCGGAGCCGGGACCGCACGACGCGACGAAGACGTACGCCGCGGCAGGTTCGGACACCGATGTCGCGGCGATCGCGCCCGACCCGGCGGTTGCCGAGGGCATCCTCGCCGACGCGCCCGCGGCGGACGTGTTCGACGCCGACACGCACCGCGAGGCGAAGGAAATCATCGCCCGCTACCCGATGTCGCGTTCGGCGCTGCTGCCGATGCTGCACCTCGTGCAGTCGGTGCAGGGCTACGTGAGCCAGGAGGGCATCGCCTTCTGCGCGCGGCATCTCGACCTGACCGACGCCGAGGTCACCGCGGTCGCGACGTTCTACACCATGTACAAGCGCCGTCCGTGCGGCGAGCACCTGGTGAGCGTCTGCACCAACACGCTGTGCGCGGCGCTGGGCGGCGACGACATCTACCGGAAGCTCCAGACGCACCTCGGTTCGGCGGAAAAGCCGCTGGGGCACGAGGAAACCGCGGGCACGCCGGGCGAACCGGGCTCGATCACCCTGGAACACGCGGAATGCCTCGCGGCCTGCGACCTCGGTCCGGTCCTCCAGGTGAACTACGAGTACTTCGACAACCAGACGCCGGAGCAGGCGGTCGCGCTCGTCGATGCGTTGCAGGCAGGCAAAAAGCCCGCCCCGACGCGCGGTGCGGCGCTGACCGACTTCAAGGGCGCGGAGCGGCAGCTCGCCGGGTTCTGGCCGGAGGACGAGGCCGCTTACCGCAGTGCGGTGGACGGCCCGTCGCAGGCGGTCGAGACCCTGCGCGGCGCGCAGCTGGCGGCCGACCGCGGCTGGTCCGCCCCGGGCATGCAGGACGTCCCACTGCCTGAAGTGGAGAAGAAGTAA